The following are from one region of the Deltaproteobacteria bacterium genome:
- a CDS encoding zinc ribbon domain-containing protein produces MPIFEFKCNNCGKVFEELVISSKKDEVGICPKCGSQDTSRLLSSFSSSVQGSGGGLGVLSSSCSSSSGGFS; encoded by the coding sequence ATGCCGATTTTTGAATTCAAATGTAATAATTGTGGTAAAGTTTTTGAAGAACTGGTCATCAGCTCCAAGAAAGATGAGGTGGGAATCTGTCCGAAATGCGGCAGTCAGGATACCAGCCGCCTCCTTTCCTCTTTTTCCAGCTCCGTGCAGGGATCGGGAGGAGGTCTGGGGGTGTTATCATCGTCCTGTTCATCTTCATCCGGAGGATTTTCCTGA
- a CDS encoding response regulator, with protein sequence MNTEMGESKTREELVHELKRFQDRIDSLEKDLERYKLLEKDLKEKAVLLEQLFDSAPEAIVMSDNSGVILRINEEFGRLFGYSSEEAIGRMVDDLIAPDKFHHEALSVTKKVGEGESLSFEAVRFHKDGTPIHVSCLALPIIVKGQQVAVYAIYRDISKRKRAEEALEIQRSYMDHLFESVPLGIAMSNADHKLVRINRGFTELFGYTEKEAVGHHIDDLLASDEFMEEACNATERVKRNGNTISFESLRKRKDGSLIHVAIIAAPIMIGDEVVGHYGIYRDITERKETEKKLKMTHEELERRVAERTAELARTNKQLEEAIKRASELAETAEAANKAKGEFLANMSHEIRTPMNAIMGMSGLMLDTPLNDEQKEYLEIIRRSADALLGIINDILDFSKIEAGKLDLEILDFDLRSSLDEIVTLPAMAAQEKGLEFVYEIDPEIFSLLRGDPGRLRQIIINLTSNAVKFTEEGEIVLKVMLEEETERTVKLKFLVKDTGIGISKENAERLFQSFYQVDASATRKYGGTGLGLAISKKLTELMNGEIGVESEEGKGSTFWFTAVFEKQTDVQEKVFNPPEDLLQKRILIVDDNKTNLKIMQGYLEAWGFVCDAAWSGEMALTMMAAASKYKAPYDLVITDWQMPRMDGRELGRKIKSDPALKDTLMIMLSSRGMRGDASEMKKIGFNGYLTKPIRRSQLFDCIVMVMSGRERTRLETAELITRHTIKETRKRRVRILIAEDNIVNQKLALRLLEKFGFKADAVANGKEAVRALELIPYDIVLMDIQMPEMDGIEATTVIRDPSSRVINHQVPIIAMTAHAMKGDRERCLEAGMNDYVSKPVNPNELYKAISNHLSPAAEEEANEKDKPESKEGEENLFNQKELLERAGGDEELMKELLKDGLTLIPRQLKELDQAYEENDPARISRLAHSIKGAAGNLAAHRLKDAAYEVEEAGKKGDMASVGELVKRLNVEFILFNSYVSDFGPS encoded by the coding sequence ATGAACACTGAAATGGGCGAGAGTAAAACGAGGGAAGAACTGGTCCATGAATTGAAGAGGTTTCAGGATAGGATTGATTCCCTTGAAAAGGATCTCGAAAGGTACAAGCTTTTAGAAAAGGATTTGAAAGAGAAAGCTGTCCTGCTTGAGCAACTTTTTGACAGCGCTCCTGAAGCGATCGTCATGTCCGATAACAGCGGGGTGATTTTGAGGATCAATGAGGAATTCGGGCGGCTGTTCGGGTACAGCTCAGAAGAAGCGATAGGGCGAATGGTCGATGACCTGATCGCGCCGGACAAATTTCATCATGAAGCCCTGTCAGTGACAAAGAAGGTGGGAGAGGGTGAAAGCCTGTCCTTTGAAGCTGTTCGCTTTCATAAGGACGGCACACCTATCCATGTATCCTGCCTTGCCCTGCCCATCATCGTAAAGGGCCAGCAGGTGGCGGTTTATGCCATTTACCGGGATATTTCCAAGCGGAAGCGTGCTGAAGAAGCCCTGGAAATCCAAAGATCATACATGGATCATCTTTTTGAAAGCGTACCCTTGGGCATCGCTATGAGCAATGCCGATCACAAGTTGGTTCGGATCAACAGAGGTTTTACGGAACTATTCGGATACACGGAAAAGGAGGCCGTCGGCCACCATATAGATGATCTGCTGGCATCGGATGAATTCATGGAAGAGGCCTGCAATGCAACTGAGAGAGTAAAGAGAAACGGGAATACCATCTCATTTGAGAGTTTGAGAAAACGCAAGGACGGAAGTTTGATTCATGTGGCCATCATTGCGGCCCCCATTATGATCGGTGACGAGGTGGTCGGTCATTACGGTATCTATCGTGATATAACAGAGCGGAAAGAAACTGAGAAGAAGCTCAAAATGACCCATGAGGAACTGGAAAGAAGGGTTGCAGAAAGAACGGCCGAACTTGCCAGGACCAACAAACAGCTCGAAGAGGCGATTAAGAGGGCCAGCGAATTGGCTGAAACAGCGGAAGCGGCAAATAAGGCCAAAGGTGAATTTCTTGCCAATATGAGCCATGAAATCCGCACGCCCATGAACGCTATTATGGGTATGTCCGGTCTGATGCTTGACACTCCACTGAATGATGAACAGAAAGAGTACCTGGAAATCATTCGAAGGAGTGCTGATGCTCTTCTTGGAATAATCAATGATATCCTGGATTTTTCGAAGATCGAAGCGGGAAAACTGGATCTTGAAATCCTCGACTTTGATCTCAGGTCATCGTTGGACGAAATCGTCACCCTGCCGGCTATGGCCGCACAGGAAAAGGGGCTTGAGTTTGTCTACGAGATTGATCCTGAGATTTTTTCTCTGTTGAGGGGGGATCCTGGAAGACTGCGGCAGATCATTATCAACCTGACCAGCAATGCGGTGAAGTTTACGGAAGAAGGCGAAATCGTACTCAAGGTAATGCTTGAGGAAGAAACCGAACGTACCGTCAAATTAAAATTTCTGGTCAAAGACACAGGGATCGGGATCAGCAAAGAAAATGCTGAGAGACTTTTTCAGTCCTTTTACCAGGTCGATGCCTCTGCTACAAGGAAATACGGAGGAACGGGTCTGGGCCTGGCCATCTCCAAGAAACTGACCGAGCTTATGAACGGTGAGATCGGAGTTGAGAGCGAGGAGGGGAAAGGATCCACCTTCTGGTTCACTGCCGTTTTTGAGAAACAGACCGATGTCCAGGAAAAGGTCTTCAATCCTCCTGAAGATTTACTGCAAAAGCGTATCCTGATCGTGGACGATAACAAGACCAACTTGAAAATCATGCAGGGCTATCTGGAGGCCTGGGGATTCGTCTGTGACGCAGCATGGAGCGGGGAGATGGCCCTGACAATGATGGCTGCGGCTTCTAAGTACAAGGCGCCCTATGACCTCGTGATCACCGATTGGCAGATGCCCAGGATGGACGGACGGGAACTGGGCAGAAAGATCAAGTCGGATCCGGCATTGAAGGATACACTCATGATCATGCTTTCATCACGGGGAATGAGGGGAGACGCATCTGAGATGAAAAAGATCGGTTTCAACGGATACCTGACCAAACCCATCCGGCGCAGTCAACTCTTTGATTGTATAGTTATGGTTATGAGTGGAAGAGAACGGACCAGGCTTGAAACCGCTGAATTGATCACACGACATACAATCAAGGAGACAAGGAAAAGGCGGGTGCGTATTCTCATTGCGGAGGACAATATCGTCAACCAGAAACTGGCGCTTCGCCTTTTGGAAAAATTCGGATTCAAGGCTGATGCCGTCGCAAACGGTAAAGAGGCGGTAAGGGCACTTGAGCTGATCCCTTACGATATCGTCTTGATGGATATCCAGATGCCTGAAATGGATGGAATTGAAGCGACTACCGTGATCCGTGACCCCTCATCGAGGGTGATCAACCACCAGGTACCGATCATTGCCATGACCGCACATGCCATGAAGGGAGACCGTGAACGATGCCTTGAGGCAGGAATGAATGATTATGTCAGTAAACCGGTGAATCCCAACGAACTATACAAAGCGATCAGCAATCATCTTTCGCCCGCTGCCGAGGAAGAAGCGAATGAGAAGGACAAACCCGAGTCCAAGGAAGGCGAGGAAAACCTTTTCAATCAGAAAGAATTATTGGAGCGTGCCGGGGGAGATGAAGAGTTGATGAAAGAACTTTTGAAAGATGGACTCACTCTCATCCCACGTCAACTCAAGGAACTGGATCAGGCTTATGAAGAGAATGATCCAGCCCGGATCAGCAGGTTGGCCCATTCCATAAAAGGGGCAGCCGGGAACCTGGCCGCTCACCGTTTAAAAGATGCGGCCTATGAGGTTGAAGAGGCCGGAAAGAAAGGGGATATGGCATCTGTGGGAGAGCTTGTGAAACGGCTCAACGTGGAGTTTATCCTCTTTAACTCCTATGTTTCTGACTTTGGGCCTTCGTAA
- a CDS encoding ATP synthase F0 subunit B, which yields MKPISRKYILALIFLVGVVLYSLFVPDAYAAEGRSTARKIYDNVMLFVNFGILVFLFLKYGKTPLINYLRGVRDKIAEEFESIQRQKEQIQALRDAEAEKMKEVDKYLEEIQNNILKMAEREKERIIKEGRELAEKMIEEAHNYAKNKIENARKSLSNELVDIAINLVEEKLTKSITEKDNENLFNQFILDLQATPGQLK from the coding sequence TTGAAACCTATTTCCAGGAAATACATTCTGGCCCTTATTTTTCTGGTCGGGGTGGTGCTTTATTCCCTCTTTGTTCCAGACGCTTATGCTGCAGAAGGCAGGTCCACGGCCCGGAAAATCTATGACAACGTGATGCTTTTCGTCAATTTCGGCATTCTTGTCTTTCTTTTTCTTAAATATGGGAAAACACCCTTGATAAATTATTTGCGAGGGGTCAGGGACAAGATTGCTGAGGAATTTGAAAGTATTCAACGGCAGAAGGAACAGATCCAGGCCTTACGGGATGCAGAAGCGGAAAAGATGAAGGAAGTGGACAAGTACCTCGAAGAGATACAGAACAACATCCTTAAAATGGCCGAGCGGGAGAAGGAAAGGATCATCAAGGAAGGTCGTGAATTGGCCGAAAAGATGATCGAAGAAGCCCATAACTATGCAAAAAACAAGATTGAAAATGCCCGGAAATCTCTTTCCAATGAACTCGTGGATATCGCCATTAACCTTGTTGAAGAAAAACTGACCAAAAGTATCACGGAAAAAGACAACGAGAACCTGTTCAACCAGTTTATCCTTGATCTCCAGGCGACGCCCGGCCAGTTGAAATAG
- the atpE gene encoding ATP synthase F0 subunit C, translating to MDISGPDFIKGLALLGAGLAMGLGAIGPGVGEGFAAGKACEAIGRKPQEAGLLTRTMLVGQAVSESTGIYSLVVALLLLFVV from the coding sequence ATGGATATTAGTGGTCCTGATTTCATCAAAGGATTGGCCCTGCTCGGCGCTGGACTCGCAATGGGTCTTGGAGCGATTGGTCCCGGAGTTGGTGAAGGATTTGCCGCGGGAAAGGCCTGCGAGGCGATCGGAAGAAAACCTCAGGAAGCCGGCCTTTTGACAAGAACGATGCTCGTCGGACAGGCCGTTTCTGAATCAACCGGTATCTATTCCCTGGTCGTTGCCTTGTTGCTTCTTTTTGTGGTGTAA
- the atpE gene encoding ATP synthase F0 subunit C, whose translation MLESITYIRASLYLGAGLAIGFGAIGAALGEGYAAGKANEALSFRPEKSGDVIKNMLVGQAIAESAAIFALVVSILLLFMKPGSTNMLVAWASIGAGLAMGLSAIGSGVGAGLPAGTACFGIVRQPASSNKILTTMLVGSAVCQTPAIFGMVIAFLLLFLDLSSIPLYPGWAAVFGAGLSTGLSAIGPGIGNGITAMEAVRGVARNHETISATNRTMLVGLGVAQSTAIYGFLISLMLLFYGFKENHSLTSSMALLGAGVCMGFGGIGPGIGEGITASLAVKWIARNPPLTGVLSRTMLVGMAVAESTGIYSLIVALLLIVMI comes from the coding sequence ATGCTGGAATCGATTACATACATACGGGCATCTCTTTACCTTGGAGCAGGATTGGCCATAGGATTCGGGGCCATAGGGGCGGCCCTTGGCGAAGGTTATGCGGCGGGAAAGGCCAACGAAGCGCTCTCCTTTCGGCCCGAAAAGTCGGGTGACGTCATTAAAAACATGCTCGTTGGACAGGCCATTGCAGAGTCCGCGGCCATATTCGCCCTTGTGGTATCCATCCTTCTGCTTTTCATGAAACCCGGTTCAACGAATATGCTGGTCGCATGGGCGTCCATCGGTGCCGGTTTGGCTATGGGATTGTCGGCCATCGGATCCGGAGTAGGAGCCGGCCTGCCAGCGGGAACCGCATGTTTCGGGATCGTGCGCCAGCCCGCCAGCAGCAACAAGATTCTTACTACCATGCTCGTCGGTTCGGCCGTCTGCCAGACGCCCGCTATTTTCGGAATGGTGATCGCTTTTTTACTGCTGTTCCTCGATTTGAGTTCCATTCCTCTTTATCCAGGGTGGGCCGCTGTGTTTGGGGCGGGACTATCGACCGGGCTCTCTGCCATAGGTCCCGGAATCGGAAACGGTATCACCGCTATGGAGGCAGTTCGCGGGGTTGCCCGCAATCATGAGACGATCTCCGCTACAAACCGGACCATGCTCGTAGGGCTCGGGGTCGCACAATCGACTGCTATTTACGGATTTCTCATCAGCCTTATGCTTTTGTTTTACGGTTTCAAGGAAAACCATTCACTGACGAGTTCCATGGCCTTACTCGGTGCCGGTGTCTGCATGGGTTTTGGAGGCATTGGTCCGGGTATCGGTGAGGGAATCACCGCTTCCCTGGCGGTCAAGTGGATCGCCAGAAATCCCCCTCTGACGGGTGTGCTGAGTAGAACCATGTTGGTGGGTATGGCCGTTGCCGAGTCCACCGGTATTTATTCTCTCATCGTTGCATTGTTACTCATCGTGATGATCTAA
- the atpB gene encoding F0F1 ATP synthase subunit A, with product MDEITHLPQLAYKLFGLNLVFNIQTIIMTWIVMGALILFGFLAARKADFLPNPFQVVAEMLINAFYDLSKDALGEKLAKKFFPMICTLFMFLLLCNWLGIIPKLSEPTKDLNTPLGLGILGFFIAHYSGIKVKGFKEYSKEYFQPIFFMAPLNVIGELAKVVSISFRLYGNIMGGSIIILVVSSLVYQLVLPPVLVLFFGLFVGSIQAFVFTMLTLVYISLQVK from the coding sequence ATGGACGAAATAACTCACCTCCCACAACTCGCCTACAAGTTATTCGGACTGAATCTGGTCTTCAATATCCAAACCATCATCATGACCTGGATCGTGATGGGTGCTTTGATCCTTTTCGGTTTCCTTGCCGCAAGAAAGGCGGATTTTCTTCCCAATCCTTTCCAGGTCGTTGCTGAAATGCTTATCAACGCATTTTATGACTTGTCAAAGGACGCGCTTGGGGAAAAGCTGGCCAAGAAATTTTTCCCGATGATCTGCACTCTTTTCATGTTCCTCCTGCTCTGCAATTGGCTGGGAATCATCCCTAAATTGAGCGAACCCACCAAGGACCTCAATACACCGCTGGGGCTGGGGATACTCGGATTCTTTATCGCCCATTACTCAGGCATCAAGGTCAAGGGATTCAAGGAGTATTCCAAGGAGTATTTTCAACCCATATTCTTCATGGCCCCTTTGAACGTGATAGGCGAACTCGCGAAGGTGGTTTCCATATCTTTCCGTCTTTATGGAAACATCATGGGCGGATCGATTATTATTCTGGTGGTCTCCAGCCTGGTATACCAGTTGGTACTCCCACCGGTTCTCGTTTTATTTTTCGGTCTTTTTGTCGGCAGTATTCAGGCCTTTGTGTTCACCATGCTAACCCTTGTTTACATATCACTACAGGTCAAGTAG
- a CDS encoding ATP synthase subunit I: protein MKKRDSEVIQVQKRICSRAMLGALLIAFFFLAIHEKALAKGLVLGTLFSVVNFLLIGQTIPLTIGRSRAQASLIGLTSILGRYAILAVPLVLAIKSPSFSFVTTVVGIFGIQMVTLFDYVFMKPKPENRSH from the coding sequence ATGAAGAAGAGAGATAGCGAAGTCATACAAGTCCAGAAAAGGATTTGCTCCAGGGCCATGCTGGGGGCCCTATTAATCGCCTTTTTCTTCCTCGCCATCCATGAAAAAGCGCTCGCCAAGGGCCTTGTCCTGGGTACGCTGTTCAGTGTCGTCAACTTTCTGCTTATCGGACAAACCATTCCTTTGACTATCGGAAGGTCCCGTGCACAGGCAAGTCTGATTGGGTTGACATCCATATTGGGGAGATATGCGATTCTGGCGGTTCCCCTTGTCTTGGCGATCAAATCGCCGTCATTCAGTTTTGTCACGACCGTGGTCGGTATCTTTGGAATCCAAATGGTCACTTTATTCGATTACGTATTCATGAAACCCAAACCGGAAAATCGCTCTCATTAG
- a CDS encoding AtpZ/AtpI family protein — MQLGLTMAGSILFCFAIGYYLDKWLETKGLFITIFILLGIVGGGYTAFRQIMEIAEEEKDESQDEEER; from the coding sequence ATGCAGCTGGGTCTGACCATGGCCGGGTCAATACTCTTTTGCTTTGCGATCGGTTATTATCTCGATAAATGGCTTGAGACCAAAGGGCTCTTCATCACGATTTTCATTTTGCTGGGAATTGTAGGGGGCGGGTACACGGCCTTCCGGCAGATTATGGAAATCGCCGAAGAAGAAAAAGACGAATCTCAGGATGAAGAAGAGAGATAG
- a CDS encoding YbhB/YbcL family Raf kinase inhibitor-like protein: MKIEITSSAFKEGGMIPRQYTCDGKDISPPLAWSGVPEGTKSLALICDDPDAPMGTWVHWVLYGLPPDLQKLPEGIPDTEVLENGAKHGINDFRRYGYGGPCPPGGTHRYYFKIFALDTPMEMGPGLSKGELMKAVEGHILAQGELMGRYKRQ, encoded by the coding sequence ATGAAAATAGAAATTACAAGCAGTGCCTTTAAAGAGGGCGGAATGATTCCGAGGCAGTACACCTGTGACGGAAAGGATATTTCTCCACCCCTGGCATGGTCCGGCGTTCCTGAAGGAACCAAAAGCCTTGCCCTGATCTGCGATGATCCGGACGCTCCCATGGGAACCTGGGTCCACTGGGTTCTTTATGGTTTGCCCCCGGATCTTCAAAAACTCCCGGAAGGGATACCTGATACAGAGGTCCTTGAAAACGGCGCAAAGCACGGAATCAACGATTTCCGGCGGTATGGCTATGGCGGCCCTTGCCCTCCAGGTGGAACCCATCGTTACTATTTCAAGATCTTCGCGTTGGATACCCCGATGGAGATGGGGCCGGGCCTGTCAAAAGGGGAGTTGATGAAGGCCGTGGAAGGACACATCCTGGCCCAGGGTGAACTCATGGGAAGGTACAAGAGACAATAA
- a CDS encoding TIGR04076 family protein: MATHPKGIKSVKGKIVSVKGECSAGHRAGDILEISCWDTGGLCGFFYHDIFPTLNVMQFGGRYPWGPADEMVLECPDRKNLVTLKIWKE; the protein is encoded by the coding sequence ATGGCCACCCATCCGAAAGGCATAAAGTCCGTGAAAGGAAAAATCGTCTCTGTAAAGGGGGAGTGTAGCGCAGGGCACAGGGCCGGGGATATCCTGGAAATAAGTTGCTGGGATACGGGCGGTCTTTGCGGTTTTTTCTACCATGATATCTTTCCGACCCTGAACGTAATGCAGTTCGGCGGCCGCTATCCCTGGGGACCTGCCGACGAAATGGTTCTTGAATGTCCCGACCGCAAGAATCTGGTCACCCTCAAAATCTGGAAGGAATAA
- a CDS encoding cyclic nucleotide-binding domain-containing protein, which yields MRVADYLKEDEKIIEKLRELPPLKPFADQDLRGILELSTIMKYPPGSMIIEEGQYDNRIYFLISGKVGIQKQGKTIAFLQRKGDMFGEMGIIDGSPRSASILAVDETACLVVDISYMDRLDGLDRIIFRGILYRVFAEILASRLRMADAELARTKQENTKLRAELEALAGRSRDSKP from the coding sequence ATGAGAGTCGCAGATTACCTCAAGGAAGACGAGAAAATCATTGAAAAACTGAGAGAGCTTCCTCCTCTCAAACCATTTGCCGACCAGGACCTGCGGGGGATCCTTGAGTTGAGCACAATCATGAAATACCCGCCCGGGTCCATGATCATCGAGGAAGGGCAATACGACAATCGCATCTATTTCCTGATTTCCGGAAAGGTCGGTATCCAGAAGCAAGGCAAGACCATCGCATTCCTTCAGCGGAAGGGAGACATGTTCGGCGAGATGGGAATCATCGACGGTTCACCCCGATCGGCATCCATCCTTGCCGTGGATGAAACCGCCTGCCTGGTGGTGGACATTTCTTACATGGACAGGCTGGACGGCCTGGACAGGATAATTTTCAGGGGCATCCTATATCGCGTATTTGCAGAGATTCTTGCCAGCCGCTTGAGAATGGCGGATGCCGAACTAGCGCGAACCAAACAGGAGAACACGAAACTCCGCGCTGAGCTAGAGGCACTGGCGGGTCGATCCCGCGACAGCAAGCCGTGA
- the moaC gene encoding cyclic pyranopterin monophosphate synthase MoaC, translating to MGMVDVTEKPVIRRRAEAAGRILLSRDTIQKIRKGEIKKGDPLQVAEVAGMNAAKQTHILVPHCHQIPLDTVDFEFQVSEERVEVKCVVKAQARTGVEMEALVGVSVALNTLWDMVKYLEKDDQGQYPHTKIEEICVLKKEKETR from the coding sequence ATGGGAATGGTTGATGTCACGGAAAAGCCGGTGATACGCCGCAGGGCGGAGGCTGCTGGAAGAATCCTGTTGTCAAGGGATACGATCCAAAAGATCCGGAAAGGTGAGATCAAAAAGGGTGATCCACTCCAGGTGGCTGAGGTGGCCGGGATGAACGCCGCGAAACAGACCCACATCCTCGTGCCCCATTGCCACCAGATTCCCTTGGATACGGTCGATTTTGAGTTCCAGGTTTCCGAGGAGCGTGTAGAGGTAAAATGTGTGGTGAAGGCCCAGGCAAGGACCGGTGTGGAAATGGAGGCCCTTGTCGGGGTATCGGTGGCCCTGAATACCCTGTGGGACATGGTCAAGTATCTTGAAAAGGACGACCAGGGCCAGTATCCCCACACCAAAATTGAAGAGATCTGTGTGTTGAAAAAAGAGAAAGAAACCAGGTGA
- a CDS encoding molybdenum cofactor biosynthesis protein MoaE, producing MDISGMIQQLKNHPDASRIGMIASHLGIVRGTSRNGREVRGVEVKYDHNILSKILNEIRRKEGIVDVVADVNEGYLTIGEEILFVAVAGDIREHVFTALMEAVNRIKSEASRKKEHFA from the coding sequence ATGGATATTTCTGGGATGATTCAACAGTTGAAAAACCACCCCGATGCCAGCCGAATCGGGATGATCGCCAGCCATCTCGGCATCGTGAGAGGCACTTCGAGGAACGGCCGGGAGGTCAGGGGAGTGGAGGTGAAGTATGATCATAATATCCTATCGAAAATATTAAATGAAATCAGAAGGAAAGAGGGCATTGTTGATGTTGTGGCTGATGTTAATGAAGGGTACCTTACAATCGGGGAGGAGATCCTTTTTGTGGCCGTTGCCGGGGATATTCGGGAGCATGTTTTCACGGCCCTCATGGAGGCGGTCAACCGGATCAAATCCGAGGCCAGCCGGAAAAAAGAGCACTTTGCATGA
- a CDS encoding glutamyl-tRNA reductase, giving the protein MIKFLDIGINHETAPVEVRECLAREETTSFRVLESFRNLPCVSEGLFVSTCNRVEMFCITPRPDEARRQMISLMARLGGIPEGEFTGMLYIHEDMEAVRHIFRVASSLDSMVLGEPQILGQIKEAYFQATREKTSGVILNRLMHRAFHVAKRVRTETGISDAAVSISYAAVELAKKIFHELQDKAILLIGAGEMGELAARHLMRQGCSSIRVANRTFERAVGLAKAFGGEAVSFEEIGPQILEVDIVITSTASRGYVIEHDLVKGSLRKRRNRPLFFIDIAVPRDVDPKVNTLENVYVYDIDDLRSVTELNMEQRRQEAVKAERIVREEVLKFEKWLKTLAVVPTIISLKEKAERIRRNELKKSLGSLEGLSPEQRSAIETLTVSITEKIINDPILVLKRKAERPSRDLYLDMARTLFNLDQEDN; this is encoded by the coding sequence ATGATCAAGTTTCTAGACATCGGCATCAACCACGAAACCGCCCCGGTGGAAGTGCGGGAATGCCTTGCAAGGGAGGAGACGACATCCTTCAGGGTCCTTGAATCCTTCAGGAACCTCCCATGCGTCAGTGAGGGTCTGTTTGTTTCCACCTGCAACAGGGTGGAAATGTTCTGCATTACGCCCCGGCCTGATGAGGCCCGTCGCCAAATGATCTCCCTCATGGCGCGCCTTGGGGGAATCCCGGAGGGAGAATTTACCGGGATGCTTTATATTCATGAGGATATGGAGGCGGTTCGCCATATCTTCAGAGTTGCTTCCAGTCTTGATTCTATGGTCCTGGGAGAACCCCAGATCCTCGGACAGATCAAAGAGGCCTATTTTCAGGCCACCCGGGAAAAGACCTCCGGGGTGATCTTGAATCGTCTCATGCACAGGGCCTTTCACGTTGCCAAGCGGGTCAGAACTGAGACCGGTATATCCGATGCAGCTGTATCCATCAGCTATGCGGCCGTGGAATTGGCCAAGAAGATTTTTCACGAACTCCAGGACAAGGCGATTCTCTTGATAGGCGCCGGGGAGATGGGAGAGCTGGCGGCCAGGCATCTTATGAGGCAGGGTTGCAGTTCCATCCGTGTGGCCAATCGAACTTTTGAAAGGGCCGTAGGCTTGGCCAAGGCCTTTGGTGGAGAAGCCGTCTCCTTCGAGGAGATCGGTCCTCAGATCCTTGAGGTGGATATCGTGATCACTTCGACGGCTTCCAGAGGATACGTGATCGAGCACGATCTTGTAAAGGGGAGCCTGAGAAAGCGGCGAAACCGCCCTCTCTTTTTTATTGATATCGCGGTGCCCAGGGACGTGGATCCGAAGGTGAATACCTTGGAAAACGTCTATGTTTACGATATCGACGATCTTCGCAGTGTCACAGAACTCAATATGGAACAACGCCGGCAGGAGGCCGTGAAGGCGGAACGGATTGTCCGGGAAGAGGTCTTGAAGTTCGAAAAATGGCTCAAGACTTTGGCGGTGGTCCCAACCATTATCTCCCTGAAAGAGAAGGCGGAGCGAATTCGTAGGAACGAGTTGAAAAAGAGCCTGGGGAGCCTGGAGGGATTATCGCCTGAGCAAAGATCGGCGATCGAGACCCTCACCGTTTCCATCACGGAGAAGATTATCAACGATCCCATACTCGTCCTGAAACGAAAGGCCGAAAGGCCATCCAGGGACCTTTATCTGGATATGGCGCGGACCTTATTCAATCTTGATCAAGAAGATAATTAA